The nucleotide window ccctgggcgagatagtgcATAACCGGGacgcctcgggcaggatagccaagtgggctgtcgagcttatgggggaaaccctaACCTTTGCACCTCGAAAGgcgatcaagtcttaggtcttggccgatttcatggctgaatggacagatacccaactgccacctgctcaaatttagacggagtgctggaccctgtacttcgacggatccctgatgaagaccggggcaggcgcgggtctgctcttcatttcgcccctcggagtacacatgcgctacatggtacggctccacttcgccgcctccaacaacgtggccgaatacaaggccctcatcaacggcctacaagtcgccatcgaacttggggcatggCGCCTCGATGTCCGAGGTGACTCGTgactcgtcatagatcaagtgatgaaggagtcgaactaccttgacccaaaaatggaggcttactgcaagttggtacgacgcctagaagacaagttcgatggtctcgaactaaatcacgtcgcacggaagtacaacgaggccgccgacgagctggcaaagatggccttggcacgggccctggtccccccgaacgtctttgccagagacctccacaaaccttccattggctacacctcggcaacagaggagggcccacctgtggaacccacggcaaagctcaatgccccctctgctgccgaggccccctcgaccgagcctgaggtcatgaaagtcaacgccgagcctccacaGACTGATTAGGACGTGGATTGGTGAGttccgttcctcgattggcttgatcggggggagcttcctgatgACAGAACCAAAGCGCGACGGCTtacgcgccgagccaagacctacaccctctacaatgacgaattgtacaggcgaagtccctcaggtgtcctccaacggtgtatcagtgccgaggcgggccaagccctgctttggaaCTTACACGCAgacgcctgcgggcaccatgcggcgcctcgaacgctcgtagggaacgctttctaccaagggttctactagccgacggcggtcgccgatgctaccaagctagtacgctcctatgaaggatgccagtactatgctcggcagacacatctcccggccctggccctgcaaaccatccccatcacatggccgttcgccgtgtggggtctcgacatggtcgggcctctgcaaaaggccccagggggctacacccatctactagtatcaatcgataagttctccaaatggatcaaggctcgtccgatcaatcgaatcaaatccgagcaggcgatGCTATTCTTtactgacattatccataggtttggggtccccaacaccatcatcaccgacaacgggacgcagttcaccggcaaaaagttcctaatgttttgcgacgaccaccacatccgtgtggcctggtcggccgtaggacacccaaggaccaacagccaagtagagcgtgccaacggcatgatcctacaaggcctcaagccaaggattcacaaccggttgaaaaagtttggcaagaaatggctcgccgaactcccgtcggtcatctagagcctgaggaacactccaagctgagccatgggattcacgcctttcttcctagtctatggggccgaggccatcctccccaccgacttggaatatggttccccgaggctgcaagcctataacaaacaaagtaaccgcaccacccaagaggacgcccttgatcaactggaggaagcccgagacgtcgcgctactacactcagccaaataccagcagagcctgcggcgctatcaggcccgacacgtccgaggccgagacttgaaggtaggcgacctggtgttgaggctagcacagagcaacaagggtcgccacaagctgaccccgccatgggaaggaccgtacatcatcgcccaagtgctgaagcccgggacctacaagctggccaacgagaagggcgaagtcttcaccaacgcttggaacatagaacagctacgtcgcttttatccctaaatttccaagcattgtatatgtcgtttctcgaaatacaatcaaaaagcgttctttagttgatCTAATCTTTCGAGAAACCCCtcgagcccatcgtaggcctcggcaatacagtaacacggcaagggagactcggttctgccttagcagaaccaagcctccctcgggggctagataggggacccccctaggtgtcccctaggtcccacacaccattcttcagttgtttttcgcaaaaatccCTACGCCAAGTTCCTAGCAGGCTCTGacaaatcagttgtaaaaactccttggaccaaggtctgtttcctaagcaagaggccggtggagtcacgagacggcctacgcctctgggctacggcactccctcactacctctcactcaagggacggcttaggccccaagggggtgttttgtaaacgaaatccgatcaggagcaacagagggcagaggctcggaaacataagaaaaacaactaagaaacaccaatacttcaaaaataaaggcctcgaggccacaagcgttacgatacaaaaaataacctctattctatttttacatagcccccggggcccagatcaaggctcagggccttcagcaccggtagatggtaggggaggaaccacctcctctttgaagagcatcgccagcgccatgccagggccttccgccgcctccatcagcttcatgaccgccgcgtcggcctcctcgtcatcatcaggcagaacatagccatcactgatggccgggaggtcgacgctaaggtagtgagaggagatgacggccaacgcccgcttgacacccatgtgcagcgccccttggagccgctcgcgcatctggctgctcagtgcaatcaagcggctcccaagggagctgcctgactgaaccccctcgacctccaaggcctcgtaggtagaaagggcagcacgtttcagcgcctcgtgctccccgatctcggtctcgagcaccgtctgcatcATGCTAGAAGCTTCGGCGGCCCAAATGATCTCCGCCTCTAactctgcaccgcggaaaatggaatgaggtcgagcgagagaaagaacaacctaagttagggatggaagcccacggaactcacccttggccttctgctcccaccGTCGGGTCTCGGCCTaacaggcctcggccttctccttcaaccgctgggcctcgacccgagaggcctcggccaccctggaagcttcacttcccagctctgcgtcatacaaggaagtcagggagcgaacataaggaaaaggaaacaaaacaaggggactggaactcaccctcgaccgtcccctttaaaaccacagcctcgatttgcaaGGCCTCAACCGTAGCAAGGGCCTtgttcagagcgcctttggtcagctggtgcacactctcctctgcccccagctgcctgacgagggccttgcccgaggccatcgcttcttcggcccaggacctgaaggcatcctgaTCGCTGACcgtgcgggtaagctcctcctccagctccttgacccgcgccgccaaaggggcgagctgcgtctgggccgtggccacctcgaccttcgcgtcggcacagcgaaggcggaggtcctccatcTCCGCGCTttgcgccgacagaagctcgttagcgtcggcaagaaggcccttctgccgctgaagctggtcccagatgcccctctcccgccggagaaagaccaacttcttgagggaccgggtctcgagctcctaaggaaGTAGAACAGAGGTCGTTGATTGTGACAAAACCGAGAAAAGAACGAcgtcacgcgagaaaggaaaacgcgaacctgggcgactccgggcagttcgtcggccaccacgaacAAGGCCGTccacagcgaccgctccgccagctggcggtattgctcgaaggtgccccagcgcccgccctcagctgcgtcctcgagggtgaactgaggctcccccttagggtcatcccggctccgccATAGTACCCACGGGTGGTCCCACCCGCAAGGTTCGGGTcacgcccgcacgagggccgaactTCCCTCGTCCAAGATCGGCGCCGGCTGTTCCACGTCATCGGCATCCTCGGCGTTGACCGCCTCCCATGCCCGGGAGGTATCGTCGaaagagatcggatagacctccacctcccgggcgctctctcgcaacaacggtGACCCTTGagccaagggcgccaccgaggcctccaccgCCTTTATCTCCGCCACCTGGACGAATGGCCCCGCCGCCATTACGAcggccttggtgatctcgggggctccggcctccgccattatGGCCTCGACGGCCTCgagggctccagcctccgccatctTGGCCTCGAAGGACGCAGAAACACCGGccgcggccactgcggtctcggcggtcttgggcgccctgtcctccgtcgccttagcctcggagaccccgggggcctcggcaaccacgGGCACACCGGCCCCATCCGACTTGTGAGCCTCGCCCCCACGGGACGGAAGCGCTCCCTCTCTCGTTGGTGTAGGGTCcacctcggtagcccctccttgggcagcCGGCTCTTtcaggtcgaccctcgccgatgccGTGCCGCGGTGGAGGgcagcttgtgcctccgccacccagtgggcgaagGAGCCAGGGcttgccttaagcgccttaaggggcgccaagggaaggtcgtccgtaggccgcttccgactaaggaaaattaacctatagggtcagcgtgagaccaaaaaagcgaacggaaggcactatgaccctgccaagaatacacttgccttgaacggggcggcaaccgcttcaccACGGCAAACCTCATTCGCAGTGGCGGAGGCGGCGacagaggcgtcgcctccgtat belongs to Miscanthus floridulus cultivar M001 chromosome 4, ASM1932011v1, whole genome shotgun sequence and includes:
- the LOC136549233 gene encoding uncharacterized protein — its product is MDTEATPLSPPPPLRMRFAVVKRLPPRSSRKRPTDDLPLAPLKALKASPGSFAHWVAEAQAALHRGTASARVDLKEPAAQGGATEVDPTPTREGALPSRGGEAHKSDGAGVPVVAEAPGVSEAKATEDRAPKTAETAVAAAGVSASFEAKMAEAGALEAVEAIMAEAGAPEITKAVVMAAGPFVQVAEIKAVEASVAPLAQGSPLLRESAREVEVYPISFDDTSRAWEAVNAEDADDVEQPAPILDEGSSALELETRSLKKLVFLRRERGIWDQLQRQKGLLADANELLSAQSAEMEDLRLRCADAKVEVATAQTQLAPLAARVKELEEELTRTVSDQDAFRGQDEAGGVGAEQRHAALAGVAAERDVDERGGGLAAGLRPPVRAVQRPVLRGRAPAQRRRGLRARTAEHLARRGRALAQRGEARAAEQSTGTSYTG